The DNA sequence TTGTTTTGGGCGCAGCCGGCGGGCCGACGATCATCAGCCAGGTTGTGCAGGTGATCGTTAATTACCTGGATTTGGGTATGCCTTTGGAGGAGGCGGTGGCGGCCCCGCGGATTCATCACCAGTGGAAACCCGACCGTCTGCGCACGGAAGAGTCTGTGCAGCACGATCAGGTGCGTGAACTCTTGTCCTACGGCCACTTGCTGGAGATGACGGAATTCATGGGGGCAACCCAGGCTGTGGGCTACGATGCCGGCGGCGCACTTGTGGCCGTGGAAGATCCTCGCCTGAATTCGCGGCGGTCCTCCCATTGACAGAGATCTGAGCCGGGCCTAGAGTAGGCCCCATGTTGCGGAAGCTTTTTATCCCTCACAGGAATTTTCTGGTTGGTCTGCTGATTGCGGGTTTGCTCCTGTTGGTTGTTCTGGGCGCGATGCCCCATAACCATGCTTTGGATCCGGAACACGGTTCCTCTGAATCCGGTCAGTGTTTAATCTGCAAGGCTGTCCGGGGCTTTATTTCCGCAGATCCATCACCCCCGGTGCTGTTCTCTGAGAGTGAAAGTCGTTCTCAAATCATTCCGGAATTTTCCGAGAAGTGCCCCTTGTTGACTGCAAAGGCGTCCTGCCCCCAACGTGCGCCGCCTTGTTGGGTTTCCAACACCGTCTAACGCAGTTCGATACCTGACATTCAATCATCGAATCAACCCGCAGAATAGGAGACTCGTATGCGAAGAGTCATTGCAACCTTGCTTGCATTCTGCCTCCTCCCGGCCCCGGCCTTTGCCGGGCTTGCGGAGGCGGAGGCGAACGCACTGAAAGACGAAATCCGCCATTTGACCGAGGCGGTTGAGGCCTTGACCCGGACGGTTCAGCGCCAGGAATCCCGTATCCAGGAACTGGAAGCGGAAAAACGTGAACCGGAAGCCAAGGCAGAGCGTCCGGCTCCGGTTTCGCTTCCGGTGGTGCGCGCGGAGGCGCCCAAGGGTTTGTCTGTGTTCAATCCCGAAATCGGTGCAGTGGCCGATATTGTGGCAAAGCTGACGGAAAGCGGGGAGGACGGCGAAGGAAATGACAAGATCAGCGTGCGCCACCTGGAACTGGTCTTGGGACATGATGTGGATCCCTTCACCCGCATGGATGTGGTTCTCGGACTCTCGGATTATGAGCACCACATTCATGTTGGGGAAGCCTATATCACGCGCTGGGAACTGCCCTGGGACACCAAAATCCGTTTGGGCCGGGTCCGTCCCAAGGTGGGCAAGTCCGCGCCTTTGCATTTGGGCATGCTCGATACCGTGGACCAGCCCTTGGTGGTGCAGAGTTATTTGGGGCACGAAGGGCTCGCGCGCACCGGGATCGAGGGGAACTGGTTTTTGCCGGAGTTTGCCGATACTCTCACCCAAGAGCTCAGCCTCAATTTGAGCGAAGGCGGCGTGGGCGAAGGCGGAGCCCTGTTTGGGGAAACAAGCAGGCGTCCCTCTTTCTTCGGGCATCTCAAGAATGCCTGGGACATCAACGACGAAAACACTTTTGAGTTGGGAGCGACTTATCTCACGGGTGCGAAGGGAGAGGAGGAAAATTTTGATGTTCACTCCCTGGGACTGGACGCGACCTGGATTGCCTACCCGACCCCCAGTACCCGCCTGAAGTGGCAGAGTGAGGTTTACCTCCAGCACCGCGAGGACACCGATCCTGGACTTTCCAACGATCCATGGGGCATGTATAGCTTGTTGGACTATCGTTTGGGGCCCAAGTGGGGAACCGGCCTGCGTTTCGATTATGTGGAGTTGGTGGATGCCCCGATAAGCAATCCCAGGTCCGCAGATATGGGAGCCGCTGCCTATCTCACCTTTTACCAAAGCGAATTTGCGCGTTGGCGCGCTCAAGTGCAGCATGTGGAATGTGCCGAAGGAGGGAACGACAACCGTTTCTACCTGCAGGGCACATTTGCGATCGGTGTTCATAAGCACCAGTTGCAGTAGGCACAGGAGATTCAGATCATGAAAAGAATTCTGACGGTTCTAGGTATCGCAATGTTTACGATGACCCCCGTGGTTCAAGCCAAACCCTTGCGTGTGGTGGCGACACTCTCCACCTTTGCGGATTTGGCTCAGACCGTGGGCGGAGAGCATGTGAAGGTTTCTTATATAGCTTCTCCAAAATTCAACCCGCACTTTATCGAACCCCGGCCCAGCGATGTGCTCAAGGTCAAGAAGGCCGGACTTTTCATTCATGCGGGCCTGGATCTGGAGATGTGGCGGTGGCCTTTGGTGGATGCGGCAGGCAACGGAGCGGTGCGGCCCGGAGGGGAGAGGGAACTGGATCTTTCCCGGGGGATTTCACTCATCGAGATCCCCACTAGCGCAGTCAGCCGGTCCCAGGGCGATATCCATATCTACGGCAATCCGCATTATTGGGTGGCGCCGGCGAACGCCGGAATCATGGCTCAGACAATTGCGGACAAGTTGACGGAGATCGATCCTGCGAATGAGGCGGACTACCAGGCGGCGGCGAGTGCTTTTGTGCAGAAACTCAACGCGGCGATTGTGCGCTGGCGGCAAGAAATCGCGCCTTTGCAAGGGAAGGAGGCGGTGGCCTATCACAACGAGTGGCCTTACTTGACAAACTTTGCGGGTCTTCGCGTGGACTATTTTCTGGAACCCAAGCCCGGGATTCCGCCCACTCCAAAGCATGTCCAGTTCCTGGAAAACTATATGCGCCAAAAGGGAATTCACGTGATTCTACAGTCCAATTCTTCGCCTAACGCGGCCTCCCGGAAACTTGCTGAAGCTACCGGAGCGCGCCTCGTGACGCTCTGCCATAATGTGGGCGGGCTTCCCGGTTGCGACGACTATTTTGCGATGATGGATTACAACCTGAATCAGCTCACGGAGGTTTTTGAAAACTAATGGAATTTTTGCAACTGATGGCGGCTCCGTTCCTGGCCTGTCTGGTTCTAACCGGCATCCATGCCTACTTAGGCTTGCATGTGATCGAGCGCGAGGTTATTTTTGTGGATTTGGCTTTGGCTCAGGTCGCGGCCTTTGGGGCAACCGTGGGGTATCTCTGGGGATTCGGGTTGCACTCCTCTCAGGGCTATCTCACGGCCCTGGGCTTCACAATGGCGGGGGCAGCGGTCTTTGCCTTTACGCGGACCCGCAAACCCGTGGTTCCGCAGGAGGCGCTTATCGGGATTGTCTACGCGGTGGCGGCTGCAGCCTCCATTCTGGTCCTGAGCCGGGCCCCTGAAGGCGGGGAGGAACTTAAATCCCTCATGGTGGGGCATCTCTTATTTGTCCGGTGGCCGGAGATTCTTAAGGTGTTTCTTCTTTACAGCGCGATCGGGTTCCTGCACTGGCGTTTGCGCAGGCCTTTCTTGGAGATCTCTCAAGATGTCGAGGCTGCCTTTGCCAGGGGAATGCGGGTGAGGCTGTGGGATTTCCTTTTCTATGCGACCTTCGGTTTTGTGGTTACCAGCTCCGTGGAGCTGGGAGGTGTGCTGGTGGTCTTCTCCTTCCTGATTGTGCCTGCGGTGTGCGGAGTCCTGCTGGTCCGGAGTGTTCTGGCGCGTCTGGTGGTGGGTTGGATGTGCGGGACGCTCACGAGTGCGGCGGGAATCGTGGCCAGCTACGTGTGGGATTTGCCTACGGGGGCCAGTGTTGTTTGTTGTTTCGGGATTTGCCTGATTCTTTGTGCTCTCTTTGCGGGGGTGCGGGGCCGCCCTTCTCATTGAAGCTCTGACGACTTTACCTATAATAGGGAGCGGAGGGGCTGATCATGATACGTTGGGGGCTGACTATCGTAGGGGTCGGGATGCTTATCCTGGCCGTGGTTCAACGCGTTTCTTTCCCGCCTATTTCCACGACTCCTGAAGTGGTGACGACTGAAAGAGCGGTGGAGTATCTTCAGGATTATGGCCAATACCGGTATTTAAGCATTCAAAGCGCACCGGACTTGGATCGCCGCATCTACGAGGCTGTTTCCGTGCGGCCCGCGAACGCAGCGCGTCCCACAGACAAAGTCTACTCGCCGCTCGGTCCGGGCGATGGTTTTCCTGCAGATTTGGAATCCTACCTTGGGACTTTGGTGCGTGTGAACAGGCGCTCCACAGGGCACAAGGTCTCCTTGGGTATGGTTGAAGACAAGAAGGCGGGAAAGGAGGAGATGGTGCAGGAGCGGATCCTCACTCCCATTGAGGGAAGCGATTACCGGCTTTGGGTGATTTCTCCCTCTTTTGACGGGGGTGACCCGGGCGGGTGGCACAGGTACTCTTCTTTTGAGGGGGTGCTTACGCGTTTCAGGGATCTCAAGGAGAATGTCAGACGGCCGGATGTCGAGCATAGCTACAAAGAGCTGGTTCAGTTCATTGAAAAGGAATTTGGCATAGCCGTGCCGGAGGACGCCTACTTATTGGTCTGTGATGTGGACTGGGACCACAAGCCTTACTATTACTGTCCCCTGAAGGGAAGCCAAAACCAGATTTTTTATATGATGAGCGATGCGATCCTGAATAAGGTTCAATCGCAGTCTTTGCTGACCGGGATCTTCAAGCCTTGGAACTCTGCGGTCTACGGTGACTTCGGAAAGATTCTGGGGATTGATATGCCCAAGACCATTGGCATTTTGGACCAACGCAACGGTGAGGACTACAATCGCGACCGGAGCGTAGACTTTTCCAATATGGTCGTTATGGGGTCCTTTTTTACCCTGCTCGGTATCATCGGAATCATCCGGCACCGTTTTAAGATGAAAAAACTGGCTAAGCAGAGAATACAATCCCCCTTGCACAATCCCCAACACCTGGAGAGGAACGTCGATGACCAAACTTAAGGTTTGTTTTGTGATCCTGATCTTGTCTTCGGTTGGGATAAGTCCCGTGGCCCTGGCTGATGAAGATTCCGGCCGCATTATTAGCGGGGTTCTCGGAAGCTTGCTCGGGGTGCCTCCGCAAGAGCAGGAGCAGCCGGATGCCGTTTATATTGCTCAAGAAAAAGAAAAGCTCGTGTACTTGCTCCAGAGCGGGGAATATGCGACCAGCCGCCAAGGCGAGCCGGTGGACGCGATGTTGCTGGGTATTCCTTTGACGCGTGCGGACCATGTGTACAAGGCCACGCCGTTTCCGCCCCCGGGCGGCGCCTATCGAGCGACGAATCCCTATTCCGCGCAGCCGGGATCTTCGACGAGCGCTCCTTCAGGGTCTTATCAACAACAGTTGGAACAAATGCGCCAAGGGTACTGATCCAAGCCGATGGATCAAGTTCCTCTTTTCACAGATCTCTTCCTGGTTCTCGGCCTCGCCACTCTGGTGGCCGTGGTTCTTGAGCGTTTTCGTCTCCCCACGATCATAGGTTTTCTGTTAGCCGGTCTGGCAATGGGTCCGCACGGCTTTGGTTTGCTCCCGGATGTAGACCGCATTCACCATGTGGCGGAGTTGGGGGTGGCTTTACTCATGCTCACAATCGGGCTGGAGCTTTCCTTTGATCGTTTGAAAGGGATGGGCCGCGTCGCAGTCTTGGGCGGAGGCCTGCAACTGGTGCTTTCCAACTTGATCGGCATGGGCTTTGCCTATTGGAAAGGGTGGCCGCTCTTCCAGGGGTTCCTCCTTGGGTCGATGATTGCGCTCAGCTCTACGGCCATTGTTCTCAAATACTTGATTGACCGCGGTGAGACAGATGCAGTCCACGGGCGCATGGCAGTGGCTATTCTTATCTTTCAAGACCTGGCCATTGTTCCGCTCATGATCCTGGCCGGAGCCGGGTCAGGAAACGGGGGTATTTTTGAGGAACTGCTCACACCGATTGCCAAGGCCCTGGTATTTTTGCTTGCGATTATCTTGGCCTCGAAATATGTGTTGCCGTGGGTTTTGAGGCAAGTCGCCCTGCATCGAAGCCGGGAAATATTCTTTTTGTCCGGCGTGGCCCTTTGTTTGGTCACTATGTGGGCCGGGGAAAAGATGGGCTTGTCGATTGCGATCGGAGCCTTCTTTGCCGGACTGATGTTTGCGAACAGTGATTACAGCCATCAGCTCCTGGGCGATATCACACCCTTCAGGCATCTCTTTGTCAGTTTCTTTTTCGTGTCACTCGGCATCCTTTTTGATATCCACTTTGCCTTGGAAAATATCTGGTTGATCCTGCGTGTGGTCGGGCTTGTGCTCCTGGTCAACTTTGTGCTCATGAGTGTCTTGCTCACGGTTTTGGGTTACGCTCCGAGAATAGCGTTGACTGTCGGCATTATTCTGTCGCAGGTTGGGGAGTTTTCTTTCCTTTTTCTGGAAACGGCGCGTTCATCGGGCGCTGTGGGCCCGAGGCTCTACCAGGTGCTTATCTCTTGCGCTTTTATTACCATGTGCATGACCCCGATCCTGTTCGCAATGGTGACTCCGATTTCACGTTTTGCTCAACGCCGCCCCCGGATGGGACTGCCCCCGACTCAGTGGGGACCTGACCAGGGAGTCTCGGGCGCGCTGCGGGAGCACATCATTCTTTGCGGGTTTGGACCCACAGGCCAGGACATGAGTTCCGCCTTTCAGGAAGAGAAGATTCCCTTTGTCTTGGTCGAGATGAATCCGCGGCAGATTGCCAAGGCCCGCGAACGGCGCGTGCGTGTGATTTACGGGGATGCGGCCAACCGTGAGGTTATGCACAAGGCCGGGATTGAGCGCGCCAAGGCCGTGGTCGTGAGTTTTGGGGATCCGGTGGGAATGGCGCAGATGATCCGGGTGGTAGAGGCCCTGAACCCTGGAATCTTGTTAGTGGTACGGACTCGTTTCGAACGCGATGCGGCGCGTCTGTACGGATTGGGAGCGGACATTGTGATTGTGGAGGAATGGGAGGCGAGTTTTGAGTTGCACCGGACGGTCTTGGCGGCTCTGCAAGTGCCTCCCGAACACATTAACCGGCATTTGGAGCGCATCCGCACACGAAAAGAGCTAATTGTCGAGGATTCTATCCTGAACACCGAGAGCAACTAGATCCCCTACAGGGACGGTTCTCGCCTATTCCTTTCGCAGCAAGGAGTTACGTGAGAACCGTCCCCCCAACCGCATCCGTCTTGTTAGAGCGGTGAGCAGTTCTCCACCGCGCTGCCAGCCAGCAAACTCCTCGTGAGTCTGTATGCGATTGGGGATGGACGGCGCCTCGCAGAGGAGCTCAAAATCGCTGAAGCCACAGATGTCTTGGCTGCGTGTGCCCTGCGATTTTGGGCAGCCCCCCGTACTTTACTGTTTGATGAAGCGACTTTATAAGGCGATCCGGCGCGAGGTGACCGGCCCGATCCCTAGGGAATGCAGACCCGAAATCCACACTCATGGGGACGACCCTTACATAACTCCCATTGCTGTAAATAGTTGGCGAGAACCGTCCCTGGTGTATAATGGGCCCCGTGATCAACCCGCTCTACGACTCCATTGCGATTGAGAACTCCGCCCAAATGAGGGAGGCTCAACGCCAAGTCAACGAAGAGATGATTCGCCGCGATTGTCTCTTTGACGGCAAACCCCTGCCGCACTTCCTTAAACCGTATTTTCTCTCCGAAAAGCAAACGGAGCTTCTGGGGGATATGTCCGCGTGTCTTATCGGCGTTTTGGAGAAGATCACCAAGATCTACTTTGAGCGTCCGGAGCTGCAATCCAAGTTCGGCCTCAGTCCTTTGGCCGCGGAACTCATGGAGATCCACCCGGGCTATTCCAGGAACATTGTGATCTCCAGGCCGGATGCCTTTCTGGACGGGGAGGACCTGCAGTTTATCGAGTTCAACTGCGACAGTCCGGCCGGGGCGGTGTTCACGGACCTGGAAGAGGAAATCTTTCTCAATGCCTTCCCGATGACAGAGTTGGGTAAGCAGGTGGATTGGGTGCGCTTCAGCCGCACAGAGGCTGTGGTCGACGCACTCTTGGATTGCTATATGGATTTCGGCGGACGGCGTGAGCACCCGAGCATTGCCATTGTGGATTGGAGAGATGTGAAGACCCAGGGGGAGTTCAAGCTTCTCCAAAATTACCTCAATCAGGAAGGTTACGAGGCCGTGATTGCGGACCCCAGGGATTTGGTCTACAAGCAGGGGGAGCTTTATGCCGGAGGCGTGCGCATTGACTTGGTCTACCGGCGTGTGATTTTTAATGAACTCATGGAGAGCATTTACGAGGTCCAAGACTTTATCCGCGCCTATCGCGATAAAAAGGTTTGTGTGGTGAATCCTCTGCGTTCGCGGCTTGCGGCCAACAAGGCCATGCTCTCTCTTCTCACCAATAACGCTTATGACCATTTCTTCACCGACAAAGAAAATGAGGCTAAGAAGAAGTATATTGCCTGGACGCGCCGGCTGGTCGACGCCGAGCACTTTTACGGGGGGCGGAAGAAACTGGTGATCGATCTGGTGTTGAATCACCAGGAGGATATGGTGCTCAAGCCGGCCGACGGCTATGGCGGCAAGAATGTTTTCATCGGAAGAGAGACCTCCAAAGAAGAATGGCGGAGGCTTGCGGAAAAGGCGTTGGATGCTGAGGAGGAGTGGGTGGTTCAGGAATACGTGCCTATTCCCGAGCAGACTGTGCCGGTGATCGAAGGCAATGCCGTCAAGCTGGTGAAGAAGAAGGTGAATATCAATCCCTATGTTTTTAACGGTCGTTATGCGGGCGCCATTGCCCGCCTGTCCGACGACTCGGTCATCAATGTGAGTGCCGGCGGCGGATTGGTGCCGGCCATTACCTATGCGGAGAGAGAAGAGACTTGATCATTGACGTGCACAATCACATCGGGCGAAGCGGGGACGGCTGCGAATCCCGTTTGGAAGATTTGTTTAGGGCCATGGAAGCGGGCGGAGTCGACCGGACCGTGCTCTTTCCCGTTGACGACAAAGCTGAAGGGGCGGGCTACCGGAGCGCGAATGACCGGGTTTTGGAAGCCGCGCAGCAGCATCCGGGGAAGATCATTCCCTTCTGCCGCGTGAAGCCCGCAGAGGGAGAACCGGCTCTGCAAGAGCTGCGGCGCTGCGCAGAGCGGGGCCACCGGGGTGTGAAGCTGCACCCGCGCTCCGACGAATTCAGCCCCGGACAGGCGCACGGCGTTCTGGAACTTGCCCAGGAGCTTGGGCTCCGCGTTGTGATCCATACCGAAAAAGAAGAGAACTGCCGGCCGGATGAGTGGCGTCCGTTCTTTGAAGAATTCCAGGGCATCCATTTTCTTATCACGCACGGCGGTAAAGGGACCTACCGGACGCTGCACGAAGTGATCGGCCATTTGCGGAATGTCTGGGTGGATACGAGCGTGCTTTCCATGTTTCGCACCAGCTTCATTATGCAGCATTTGGGTTTGGACCGGATCGTCTACGGCACGGACTTTCCCTATTCCCACCCTTTATTGGAAACAAAGAAGCACGAACTCATCCTGAGCGAAGCGGATGACCGGGACAGGGTGTTCTACCGGAATGCCTTGGATTTCCTGGGCGAGGTGAAAGGCGCTTTCTTGCTCTGAAAACGTTTCCACTGCGCGGGGAGCTTAGCCTCCAGAGATTGTATTTTGCGGTGCTGCTGCTCGATCATCCGGCCGAAAGCCAAAAGGAGTTCGGGGGAAGTGGGCTCCTTCGCATCTGTGTCGAAAGCGCTTTTCCTTAATAGCTCTGCCGCAAGATGCGTGTCGCGATGATTTCCGAGCAGTGTTTGCAGGGAGCTCAGACGCAGAATGAACTTGTCAAATCCCTTCCCATAGATTCCGCTGAACCACTCGCTCGTATAACGCAGTTGTTTGCAGGCGAGGCGCAGTTTATGCCAATCGCCTGGGTTCCCGTTTTGCAGGGCCTTTTTGCCCCAGCGTAGGACTTTGTTGTATTGCCCTTCCAGGAGTTTAACCGCGGCCTCGGAGGCGGGGGTGCATGCCAAAGGGGCTCGGGGCCGCTGAGCAGGACCCTGCTCAAGAAAGGCTGTGAGGTTTGCGAGGAAGCTCTGGTAACGCGCGGAATCCAGAACCTCCAACATCTCTTGCCGGACGATTTCACGTTTCTCCATGAGCCGGGCCTGATACTGTCCCACCGCATCCCCGTCCTCCTGGGCGGTGTAGAGATACCTGGAAATCATTTCCAAGTGATTATCATAATCCCGCACCCGGCCCAGGGCTTCCGCTATCCATTTGAGTGTGTTGTCGAAACTGATGACTTTGGAGGCCGGAAGCGCGTCTCCAAAGGTGACCCATGCAGCGCGCATCCGGCGGATCGCCACGCGCATGTCATGCACAAATTCGGGATCCAAGCCCAAGCGGGCGCCGGGCTCGTTGGCCCGCATGAACTGAAAATGCGCGGCCAGGACCCGGTAAGCCAAATCAATGAGGCGGTCTTGGTGCCTTGCCGTGGGCCGCAGCGGCACTGCCGGCGCCGGGGGCTTGAGCTCCAAGGCCTGAAGGCTCCGGTTGAACTTGCTGCCGGCAGAGGCGGGGATCGAAGTCTTCTCGCACAGCTCGCGCAGGATTGTTTCCGTGACATGGACCGGCCCGTTCCAGTGCTCGATTTCAACTTCCCTAAATGTGTCTGTCAGGACCGGGCGTTTCCCGTTGAGACGGAAAATGCGTGTGTGATCAATGGAGAGGGCCAACTCATGGTCTTCTCCGCGGCGCGCTGTGGCACAGGTGCGCTGGGTCTGGATTCTAAACAGGGGTTTGAGCCGCAGCGGGGCCCCGCATTGCTTGAGGTAGGCGCGGATCGCTCCCGGCGGAAGTGTGTTGAGGACTTTGCGAATCGGGGCCTGCACTTCTTCGATTTCAGCGCGTTGGGCCACCCCGCTCTTGGCCTCAGTCAGAGCCTTGAGAAAAATCTGCAGGCCGGATTTGCTTTGACGCACGCGAAGCGCGGCTCCGGCCCGGTAAAACCACCAATCCCGGGTATCCAGATAGATATCGCGGATTTGTTCCTCCCTGCGCACACCTTGTTTGAATTGGTAGTCGTTTTCCAGCAGAGAGAGCAAGGCCTCAAAGGCCTTTTCGTCCGCGTCCAGCTTGAGTTCCAATTCTTCTCTTCGCAGAAATCCGCTCATGGCAAATCCTTGTATGGTAGGCCCCGCAGCCTGCGGGGTGTTAGCATAGCACTGCGCTTGGGCCCGCGCAATCGCGGTCCAGCTTGGGTGTCAGGGCCACAGTCTATGCAGCGAACCCTGAGGAGCCGCGTAGCGGCGTCTGGAAGGGCACAAGGGGTGCCTGCCACACGGTCAGGTCAAGACTCGGTTCACTCAGGAAGCTAAAGAAAGTATTCGCAAGGGGATGTAAGCTCCCGGTAAGTTCTTGGAGCCCCCACCACCAATGGCTTGACCTGCCTGAAGCGCAGTGTTAGTTGTAGCATGCATTTAGGCAAGGAGAGATCGGATTTTGAGACTTTTATTAATGCGCCATGCCACGGCGGTTCCCCGGGGGATTTTGAAACCTGGCCAGGATGCGGCGCGGCCCCTGACTGAGCAGGGGCGCCAAGAAGCCCGGGCCGTAGCTAATGGGTTGCAGAGAATAGAGTTAAAGATCGATCTGATTTTGAGCAGTCCATGGTTGAGAGCAAAGGAAACCGCCGAGAATGTTCTCGACGTATACAAAGGGGTGCCGGAGCTGTGTCTGTGCGAGGCCATGCAGGGGGATGCGAGCCCGCAAGAAACTTTCAATGCTCTGAGAGCCTACGTTGAATTTGGGATTATTCTGCTTGTAGGCCATGAGCCACACCTGAGCCGGCTCTTGGCTGAGCTAGTGACCCAGCGCGCCGACTTGGATGCGGTGTTCAAAAAGGCCGGAGTGGCATGCGCGGACTCCCACACGCGTCCTCCCCAGGCAGGCTCAGGTGTGTTACGCTGGCTGATGACCCGCAAGCAACTGGAATTGATCGGCAAGTAGTCGATTGTGGAGACTGACAATGGCAGAAGCCCCGCGACAGCAGAGACACCCCTATCCGGGAAGACTTATTATCGTTGAAGGTATCGACGGCTCCGGCAAGAGCACCCAGCTGCAACTTATGGCTCGCTGGCTTGAGGCGCAGAGACACACTGTTTTCTTTACAGAGTGGAACTCCTCGAAGCTGGTCAAGGAAACCACTCGTAAAGGCAAGAAATCCAAGACGCTGACTCCTCTCACATTCAGTTTGCTTCACGCAACGGACTTTGCAGACCGTCTTTTCTACAATATTCTCCCTCCACTCAAGGCCGGAATGATTGTTTTGGCTGACCGCTATATGTACACGGCCTTTGCGCGCGATGTGGCACGCGGCTGTGACCGGGATTGGGTTCGCAAGCTTTACAGTTTTGCCATCAAACCCGACCTGGCTTTGTACTTCCGGGTTCCTGTGGAAATTTCTTTGGGACGTATTCTTTCGGGACGGGAGGCAATCAAGTATTACGAAGCGGGCATGGACCTTAACATGGGGGATGATCCGGTAGAAAGTTTTGTTAATTTCCAGACCAAGATCCTGGCAGAGTACGACCGTGTGGTTGACGAGTGCGAGATGCATGTGATTGACGCCTCTGCGGATATTGATGAGCAGCAGGATATTGTGCGTAAGACGGTTGTTGAAATGCTGCAAGACTACGAATCGGGGAAGCGGAATGGGTAAAGTCAAATTTCTGGGAGAGGGAATACCGTATCTGGATTCATCCTCACTCAACCTGAAGGGCAAGCTGATTATTATTGAGGGGACTGATGGAGTGGGCCGGACCAGCCAGGTCGAAAAGCTGCGCAATCACCTGGAGATTCAGGGCTATGGGGTTGTGGAGACGGGCTGGACCCGCTCCAACCTGATGTCCAAACTTATCGAGCTGGCCAAAGAGGGAAATTCGCTGACACGGGAAACTTTTAGCATGCTTTATGCCACGGATTTTGCGGATCGCCTGGAAAATCAGGTGATCCCGGCTCTTCGCAGCGGTTTTGTGGTGATTTCGGATCGCTATGTTTACACTGCCTTTGCGCGTCACGGCGCCCGCGGGGGCAATCGCGAATGGATACGGGATGTTTACGGATTTTCACTGGTGCCGGACATCGTTCTTTATCTGAAGGTCGACGCAAAGACGCTTATCCCCCGAGTTATCAAGGCCTCGGGTATGAATTTTTGGGAATCCGGTATGGACATGCGCATGGGGGAGGATCTGTACGACAGTTTTTGTGTTTACCAGGAAAAACTGATCAAAGAGTACGATGCCATGGCTGAAGAATACGGTTTTGAAGTTGTGGAAGCCCGCGACAGGTCCATTGGGCAGATCCACGAGGATATTTGCGGCCGGATCGAGCCGATTCTAAGGCGCTCCCGCGGCGTGGATCTCGCCAAGCTGCAGCAAAAATGAAAGGCTTGGCGACATTGGCAAACCAGTCAGAGGCATCAACGTGAAGCAGAGCTGTTGCGAATAGCGAGGCGGGTAATGGAAAAGAAGATTCTGGTGGTCGAAGACGAAAAGAATATCGTCGAGACAGTAAAGTACAATCTCGAGAAAGACGGCTACCGTGTGACTGTTTGCATGGACGGGGAATCAGCGTTGAAGGCGTGTATGAAGGACAAGCCTGATTTGGTTGTGCTGGATCTGATGTTGCCCAAGCTCGATGGACTGGAAGTCTGCCGTGCTTTGAGGGAGGCGCCCGAGACCCGGGGGATCGCCATCCTGATGTTGACTGCAAAGGCCGAAGAGGCTGACAAGATCGTGGGTTTGGAACTGGGTGCAGACGACTACATGACCAAGCCCTTTAGTCCCCGGGAGCTGGTTGCCCGTGTGAAAGCTATCCTGCGCCGCTCC is a window from the Candidatus Omnitrophota bacterium genome containing:
- a CDS encoding response regulator transcription factor, which encodes MEKKILVVEDEKNIVETVKYNLEKDGYRVTVCMDGESALKACMKDKPDLVVLDLMLPKLDGLEVCRALREAPETRGIAILMLTAKAEEADKIVGLELGADDYMTKPFSPRELVARVKAILRRSKKGVMQEEDISEVGKVRVDWGKYKITVDGKTVTLTAKEFALLRTLLNARGRVLTRDALLERVWGYERSLEIETRTVDLHVSQLRRKLGEDGKRILTVKNVGYRFVLDE
- the sixA gene encoding phosphohistidine phosphatase SixA yields the protein MRLLLMRHATAVPRGILKPGQDAARPLTEQGRQEARAVANGLQRIELKIDLILSSPWLRAKETAENVLDVYKGVPELCLCEAMQGDASPQETFNALRAYVEFGIILLVGHEPHLSRLLAELVTQRADLDAVFKKAGVACADSHTRPPQAGSGVLRWLMTRKQLELIGK
- a CDS encoding thymidylate kinase, producing the protein MGKVKFLGEGIPYLDSSSLNLKGKLIIIEGTDGVGRTSQVEKLRNHLEIQGYGVVETGWTRSNLMSKLIELAKEGNSLTRETFSMLYATDFADRLENQVIPALRSGFVVISDRYVYTAFARHGARGGNREWIRDVYGFSLVPDIVLYLKVDAKTLIPRVIKASGMNFWESGMDMRMGEDLYDSFCVYQEKLIKEYDAMAEEYGFEVVEARDRSIGQIHEDICGRIEPILRRSRGVDLAKLQQK
- a CDS encoding CHAD domain-containing protein, whose protein sequence is MSGFLRREELELKLDADEKAFEALLSLLENDYQFKQGVRREEQIRDIYLDTRDWWFYRAGAALRVRQSKSGLQIFLKALTEAKSGVAQRAEIEEVQAPIRKVLNTLPPGAIRAYLKQCGAPLRLKPLFRIQTQRTCATARRGEDHELALSIDHTRIFRLNGKRPVLTDTFREVEIEHWNGPVHVTETILRELCEKTSIPASAGSKFNRSLQALELKPPAPAVPLRPTARHQDRLIDLAYRVLAAHFQFMRANEPGARLGLDPEFVHDMRVAIRRMRAAWVTFGDALPASKVISFDNTLKWIAEALGRVRDYDNHLEMISRYLYTAQEDGDAVGQYQARLMEKREIVRQEMLEVLDSARYQSFLANLTAFLEQGPAQRPRAPLACTPASEAAVKLLEGQYNKVLRWGKKALQNGNPGDWHKLRLACKQLRYTSEWFSGIYGKGFDKFILRLSSLQTLLGNHRDTHLAAELLRKSAFDTDAKEPTSPELLLAFGRMIEQQHRKIQSLEAKLPAQWKRFQSKKAPFTSPRKSKAFR
- the tmk gene encoding dTMP kinase; translation: MAEAPRQQRHPYPGRLIIVEGIDGSGKSTQLQLMARWLEAQRHTVFFTEWNSSKLVKETTRKGKKSKTLTPLTFSLLHATDFADRLFYNILPPLKAGMIVLADRYMYTAFARDVARGCDRDWVRKLYSFAIKPDLALYFRVPVEISLGRILSGREAIKYYEAGMDLNMGDDPVESFVNFQTKILAEYDRVVDECEMHVIDASADIDEQQDIVRKTVVEMLQDYESGKRNG